CCCATGATGGCAATTCATACTGTGGCTGCAGGAGGGGGTTCGATTGTTGAGTTTGATGGATCACGGTATCGAGTGGGACCCGCTTCAGCAGGGGCATATCCGGGACCCGCTGCTTATGGCAATGGCGGACCCTTAACCGTTACCGATTGCAATGTGAGGGTAGGCAAATTGCAACCGCAGTTCTTTCCGAAAGTGTTTGGAAAAAATCAAGATGAACCCCTCAATGGTGATATTGTTGAAGCCAAATTTCAGGAATTAACCGCCAAAATTGGGGATAATCGCCTACCAGAAGCCGTTGCATCCGGTTTCCTAGCCATTGCAGTTGAAAAAATGGCAAACGCGATCAAAAAAATCTCCTTAGAAAAAGGCTATGATGTATCCAAATATACCCTCTGTTGTTTTGGCGGTGCAGGGGGACAACACGCCTGTTTAATTGCGGATGCCTTAGGAATGAAACGAGTGCTGATTCATCCGTATGCGGGGGTTTTATCGGCTTATGGCATTGGTTTAGCGGATATTCGGGTCTTGCGAGAAAAAGCGGTGGAAGCGAGACTTACGTCAGATCTAGACTTAAAATCCCTCTTCTCTCCCTTAATTACAGAAGCACAACAAGAATTAGCAAAACAAACGAGCATTTCCTCATCAGAAAGAACTACCACCCAGCAAAAAGTCCATCTCAAATACGAAGGAACAGACTCGCCTCTGTTGGTGAACTTTGGCAGCTTAGACCAGATGCAAGCGGACTTTAATAGCATTCATCAACAACGGTATGGCTTTGTCATGGAAGGGAAACCCTTAATCGTCGAAGCAATATCCGTGGAATTAATTTATGAAACCGAACCACTAGCTGAGAAAACTCTTCCTCGTCATCGAGAAACGCTACCGCAACCGACAACCATCGTTTCTGTATATACCGGCGAGAAATGGCGCAATACCCCAGTTTATCAACGAGAAGATTTACAGCCAGGCGACTCCATTCCCAGTCCAGCAATGATTATAGAACCCACAGGAACGAATATGATTGAACTAGGTTGGGAAGCAACGGTGAATGATCAGGGTCATCTCATCCTGACTAAACAAGCAGAAGCAGAGAGTTTAACCATACAACCAACAGCGACAGAAAAACCAGATCCTGTTTTACTCGAAATTTTCAATAACTTGTTCCGTTCCATTGCTGAACAAATGGGAACAACCTTGCAGAATACTAGCTACTCAGTAAATATTAAAGAGCGGTTAGACTTTTCTTGTGCCATTTTTGATCAAAATGGGCAATTAGTGGCAAATGCTCCTCATATTCCGGTTCATTTAGGTTCGATGAGTGAGAGTGTGGGCAGTTTAATTGCAGCGCAACAGGGAAACTTAAAGCCAGGGGATGTCTATGTTCTGAACAATCCTTATAACGGCGGAACCCATCTCCCTGATGTTACTGTTATTACCCCTGTTTTTGTGGATGAGAGTGCATCACCTCTATTTTATGTGGCTTCTCGCGGACATCACGCTGATATTGGGGGCATTACCCCCGGTTCCATGCCTCCCCATAGTAACCGCATTGAGGAAGAAGGGGTGTTACTGGATAATTTCCTCCTGGTGGAAAACGGACAATTCAGAGAAGAAGCCCTTGTGGAAACATTAACTACTGGGGAATATCCGGTGCGAAATGTCACTCAGAATATTGCTGACTTACAAGCGCAAATTGCAGCGAATGAGAAAGGGGTACAAGAATTACTGCGGATGGTGGAACAGTTCAGCTTGGAAACCGTACAAGCGTATATGTTCCATGTGCAAAACAATGCAGAGACAGCGGTTAAAAAAGTAATTGAACGGTTACAGGAAGGAAGTTATCGCACCGAGTTAGACACTGGTGGGCATATTCAAGTACAGATTTCCATTAATCGCGAAACCCATCGCGCTACTATTGATTTTACCGGAACCTCTCCCCAACAAAGTAGCAATTTCAATGCCCCAGCAGCCGTTTGTAAAGCAGCCGTGCTATACGTTTTTCGGACGCTAGTAGATGATAATATTCCTCTCAATGCCGGTTGTTTGAAACCTCTAGACATTATTATTCCTGAAGGCTGTTTATTAAATCCCACACCTCCGGCTGCAGTAGTCGCCGGAAATGTAGAAACCTCACAGTTAATTACCGATACCCTTTATGGTGCATTAGAGGTGATGGCAGCCTCACAGGGAACTATGAATAATTTCACTTTTGGCAATGACCGCTATCAATATTACGAAACGATTTGTGGTGGTGCGGGTGCAG
The nucleotide sequence above comes from Cyanobacteria bacterium GSL.Bin1. Encoded proteins:
- a CDS encoding 5-oxoprolinase; this translates as PMMAIHTVAAGGGSIVEFDGSRYRVGPASAGAYPGPAAYGNGGPLTVTDCNVRVGKLQPQFFPKVFGKNQDEPLNGDIVEAKFQELTAKIGDNRLPEAVASGFLAIAVEKMANAIKKISLEKGYDVSKYTLCCFGGAGGQHACLIADALGMKRVLIHPYAGVLSAYGIGLADIRVLREKAVEARLTSDLDLKSLFSPLITEAQQELAKQTSISSSERTTTQQKVHLKYEGTDSPLLVNFGSLDQMQADFNSIHQQRYGFVMEGKPLIVEAISVELIYETEPLAEKTLPRHRETLPQPTTIVSVYTGEKWRNTPVYQREDLQPGDSIPSPAMIIEPTGTNMIELGWEATVNDQGHLILTKQAEAESLTIQPTATEKPDPVLLEIFNNLFRSIAEQMGTTLQNTSYSVNIKERLDFSCAIFDQNGQLVANAPHIPVHLGSMSESVGSLIAAQQGNLKPGDVYVLNNPYNGGTHLPDVTVITPVFVDESASPLFYVASRGHHADIGGITPGSMPPHSNRIEEEGVLLDNFLLVENGQFREEALVETLTTGEYPVRNVTQNIADLQAQIAANEKGVQELLRMVEQFSLETVQAYMFHVQNNAETAVKKVIERLQEGSYRTELDTGGHIQVQISINRETHRATIDFTGTSPQQSSNFNAPAAVCKAAVLYVFRTLVDDNIPLNAGCLKPLDIIIPEGCLLNPTPPAAVVAGNVETSQLITDTLYGALEVMAASQGTMNNFTFGNDRYQYYETICGGAGAGNGFNGADAVHTHMTNSRLTDPEVLEWRFPVLVEQFSIRENSGGNGQYQGGNGVIRRIKFLEPMTAAILSGRRKFAPFGLAGGEFGKPGRNAVERKNGTVEVLDSTATVEMQAGEIFIIETPGGGGYGM